GATAGAAAGGCGCGGCAGCTATGTCGCTGAACCAGGAGCCGATGAAGAGCATCAATGGAAGACAATTCGTCTGTGACATTGGAACCTGCCGGTTCTGAGCGAATCATTCTGGCTTGATTCCAGCCGTAGAGAGGACGTTACGCCATTGAGCTTCCTCTGATGCGAGGCGCTCACCAAATGCTTGAGGGGTGCTGCCATTTGCCTCCATGCCGGCGCCAAGAAGTTGCTCCTTCACTGCAGGCAGGAGAAGGGCTTGCTGGATCACCGCATTGAGTTTGTTGACAATGTCTGGCGGTGTCGCCTTGGGCGCCAACATACCGAACCAGATCTCAGCGGAGTAACCTGGGACAACATCAGCGATTGGTGGCGTTCCAGGCACCACAGGAGAGGGCTGTGTCGTGCTGATGCCGAGACGGCGCAACTTGCCAACCTCCACCTGTTCGTTCATGGCCTGAGAGTAGGAGGTGAGGACGAATTGCACTTCACCTGACACGACCGCCATGGTCATCGGCGCTTGTCCACGATAGGGGATATGGACCGCATCCAGCTTCGCCATCTGGCTGAGCATCAACGTCGCGACATGGCCGAATGAGGCGACGCCTGCTGTGGCATAATTGAGTTTCCCCGGCTGCGACCGCACCTGCGCGATGAACTGCTGCAAGTTCATGGCCGGGAATTTGGCGGATGTAACAAGAACGAGCGGTGCCAGCGACAACAATGAAACCGGGGACAGGCTATCTGTGGCCTTGTAGCCAATTGTTGTGTCTGTCAAAGGCAGGATCGTGCTGGGGCCATTGTTACTAA
This sequence is a window from Roseomonas gilardii. Protein-coding genes within it:
- a CDS encoding Bug family tripartite tricarboxylate transporter substrate binding protein; translated protein: MYRRPALLGALAATLAWPTSAAEVFPARPIRLIIPYPAGGTTDIIARALQEPLRTALGQPIIVENRGGGSGSVGLREVINAAPDGYTLAISNNGPSTILPLTDTTIGYKATDSLSPVSLLSLAPLVLVTSAKFPAMNLQQFIAQVRSQPGKLNYATAGVASFGHVATLMLSQMAKLDAVHIPYRGQAPMTMAVVSGEVQFVLTSYSQAMNEQVEVGKLRRLGISTTQPSPVVPGTPPIADVVPGYSAEIWFGMLAPKATPPDIVNKLNAVIQQALLLPAVKEQLLGAGMEANGSTPQAFGERLASEEAQWRNVLSTAGIKPE